Within the Erigeron canadensis isolate Cc75 chromosome 6, C_canadensis_v1, whole genome shotgun sequence genome, the region TATTTATGTATGAAATTTCTTGATCAATGAGAATTAACAACTTAAAAGAACAATTCATATATTAAGTTCTTAACGAAATGTATGCCATGTAGTGTacgtaacttttttttaagtgGAGACTGCAATGTCGACAAAAGTcatcaaaggtagagaggctgcttccaggttttATCATAGGTAAAAAAGGACCCCCAGCCTtgttgggcatgaggatcgaacccatgacctctgtttccagagacaTGAGCTCCAACCATTGATCCAATCCAGTTGGTTTGTCGACAAAAGTCGTAAAAAACGTGTAAATGGTACGAAATTAGTAGCCATAATGTAATCAGTAGTCATAAAGACCTCATGTGATATTATAATGTAACCTTTGTACGAACTGGCCCACTGGTTGAGAAAAATGTACTCTACACCTTTTTCTCTTAAATATCTAAATAAAGaaatttataaagatataatAACTAACTAGTGTATACTTTGTTATATAAGTTATATAGCAAGgtatatcaataaaaatctaAGGGAAACTTTCATATATGTCtcaatttaaagatatatatatatatatatatatgtcttaggtgtaagtttttaatacataaatacaatgtttttaaaatatgctttggatatatatgtaattatgtctttaaaatatgacatatatgAAAATCTCCCTAAAATCAATCGGTAGATGTTGAATAAGAAATTACACACGACTCATTAGAAGACCGTCACAAACAACCAACAAAATTTGATAAGTGGTTGATACTTTTGTTTTTGGAGACAGAGATTAAGGATCCTACTCTCATGCCTTGTAAGGCTGGAAGTCGTTTTCTAACATGAAAATTGCCTCTCTACACTGTCGTGTTAAGgttaaggttgtctacatcttaacttTCTTCGTACACCGTCAGAATATTGAGAtgcaaaactcataaaaaacGACATTGAATGATTACTTGTCTTTTTCTCTTCACTAAAAGACGGTCACAAAAGCGGTTTTACTTCAATGTCTTCGATTACTTGATAAAAGCAAACTAGAATGACTTGATAAAAGCAACagcataaaattttttaatcaaaCTTCATAAAAACTTGTTAATCAAATGCAATTGCTGATGTGGAGTGCCACGTAGGCACGTATGGGTTCCTTTTGAATAAaccatatctttttttttttgaacaaataCTCAACTGAAGAAACATGAAGCAGCTTTTATCAAATCGTTGTGTAGATATAGTTCAATACGTTCAACTCATCAATTTAAATCATCAAACAGGATAAAGGAAAGTTGGAAACCCATCTGTAGAACGAAAAAAAGACACAATACTATACTAGAAAGTAGTAACAACATGACATAAATTGCCATAGGAGGGCCATCACTCATAGGTTACATCTGTCTATTGCAAATGTCAAGTAGAATTAACCAATTTACCAAACAcgattttattttgttttcacaTTTTACCAAGTGTGCACAATTCTACGAGGGTATGAGATACCTGAAACGGTTACAAGTTAAAAGTTGAGTGATTCCTCATTTTTCATTCTATGAATCATTTGAGTCAGATAAGTATGATCAAGTAACACATGTTTACATGTCAACAGGACCCCATATGTTTTTGTCATCAGATTGAGGATCTCCTAGAAAAGAACCAAGCTTTGGTCGAGTGGGTTGGTTTTTTCCAAGCGGGAAGTTCCAAAACGAATCAGAAGCCTCAAAGAATATGTAGAACAAGATTGCAGATGCTAAAAATAGTCCAATAAGCAGAGCATATATCTGCCATTCTGTACCAAAAGGGGAAGGATTAACTATGTATTAGTTATGATTCAGCAGCAATCCTGTACATGCATGTgcacaaacatatatatgtttctaaaaTCATAGAAATTTGACAAAGAACAATGAAAAAAACAGTTACACATAGAGAGATTTATATGAAAGAGGCTGAGTTTGGAACATGAACGAGAAATGTGTACATTGGAAATATAGGGAGAAAAGCTTTTCTAAACCTAAGCAGGACAATACAGAAGGAAAAGAAGAACACATTGAAGCCCAAAAAATGACACATACATAGCTAGAGAATGCCTAGGTTCGGTTGTTTACAGGGATTTATACCACATAAAGACATATTGAGCCTAATTAACACCAACACTAAGCCTCAATTTTCCTCTATTTTTTGCCCGGTGTGGTCACAAATCAGGTTTAAGTCACAATTCAAGTCCCAtaatttcaattatatataaacttaacaGCGTTGGTGatgtggatgtgtgtgtgtgtgtgtgtgtgtgtgagagagagagagagagagagaaatacCTTTCCAATCTGCAGGAACATTTAACTTGGTTACCATAGCACCCCATTCATTAGATGTGGAAAGAACAACCCTGCAGAAGAGGACCGGCATTTGTTAAAGAACCTCCAATAAAGTTACATCACCAAACGGAAACTACATGtgtttcaaattatatatcgtGACAGGTAACTGCATAAAATCTGTgaaactttgcaaatacaaacCATTAATTGTATGATTATGCAATTTAGTTAAGATTCGTTAACCATATATATTCAAGAAACTGTCCCATGCGACAGAACATAAGTCCACAACAAAATAGATATTTTTAACGTAATCCCACAAAGTGAATATTTGAGACAAAACGACTAATACGAAACTGAAGAAGGAACAATCACTCCACTCTATACCTGGCTGCTGATAAATGAAAATACTAGTAAAATCTTAATATGTTACATCAGATATTATATACGCTGTTTTACCTTTCACTGGGACAGAAATCCAGGGAGGTGATGGAAGAGCCCAAGTGAAGCCTCTTACTCCAATGAGAAACCTCCATCTTCTTCACTGTTACTACACACACATCACCATCTTTACTTGCCCTGTGACAATAATATTTGCCATCAGAGATGAGTAAGACGATATAATAACTTACTCTAGCACACTAGCACAGACTAATAAAGCAGGCAATATACTGACAAAAAACTGCTTATAGTGATCACGCAACTGAATTTCAATAGTAACATCCAAAgtatactaataataaatataaagttgACAATTAGCAGGTCAAGTATTTTTGTCATAGGAAAACATTAAAGCTGTTTTGGTCAAGTATATAATCATCGGTTACTTAATGCAAgatgataaatatatagatgAAGTTTTAAAGCCTAGAGTTAGTTCTATTTGATCATTGTAAGTTTGTAGCTAATTATTTATAGACATGAACAGTAAAGATAAATGTTTAAGAATCAAGAACTACTTAGTATATAAGATAATATAAGGGTTACTTGCTTCACTCTTTATCCTATTTAAAGATCCCCAAGTGCTTACTTAGTTTCTAAATAAAAGGgacaaaaaaaattcacacttacTGAGCTAAATACTTCCCATCCAGGCTGATTGACATCACGCAAGCAGGCTTTCTAAGAAGTCTTTTAAACCCAATTCTGTTCCACGTACTGATGTCCCATACAACTGTGATTGATTTATTGCCTGCATATATAAATCCACATAGCAAACAAGAATGTTATAACTTCTAAATACTGGATCAAATTACACTTTTGTGTGAATGTAAAAAATACCCTTTTGGACAGTGCAAAACAAAAACGGTTTTGTCCCATCCTTAGAAAATCGACATAGCTCGATTTTCTCATCCTGCAATGTACAACACACACGGCATTATGAAACCAGAACTAGCAGGAAATTTGGTGTGTCCACAGTTTTTTCTGGTATAAGTTATATCTTACTGAATTTCGAGTCAAAGAGTTTACTGGGACACCATCATTAGCATTCCAAATCCTAGCAGAGCCATCCGTGGATGTTGAAGCTAGGAACTCCGAATCTAGGCTGtaagtacaaatattttttttagaagaaCCATAATTACATTAATGCTTATTTACATATACTACCCATATCTAAGATGGAAGTAGAACTTTAAATGGACACTGAGTTTCTTTTAGATATACTTTCCATGTACTGAGCATGTCCATAATACAAAGATTTTCTTTCAACTCCATATAAAGTTCGTACAAAACTCGTAAACTTATCTTCCGTTAAGAGTGAAACTACTGCataaaaatggaaagaaaagaacaaaatgtctatgtagaCTAGAGAGGATCACATCATATGATTGAAGGTTGAGAGATGGTAAAAGAAATGCAGCATAGTACATATTATATTTTACCGCAAGAAAGAATCACTATTTATGGAATATTACTTGAGCATTACTCCAAGGTTTCATATGATGGAGATTTAAAATCTACCCACCTGAAGTCCATATCATTGAATGACTTGTGAGCTTTTGATTCATCTACTATGACTCGCATGCTTGGCCACTCATGTATTCTGAGATGCCCATCCTTCAATTAATTGACCAAAAAAGAATTATGTGCACTGCACAGAAGAGACCATTTATACATTAGCAAGCTGTCAATATGCTTACCATCCCTCCGGCAGCAAATCTGGATCCATCTGTGCTAAAGGCAAGGCACTTTTGTGGTCCCACCTCCTGGAGAGGCTTTAGGTCTTTGGTTACCATCTTAATATTCTTCTCTTGGCCATACAACTGAAACAATCTGCACATTATATAAAAGGTCATCCtctgtctagagctatcttgcagTAATGTAACGCAACAAAGAACAATCAAATAAATTCATCTCTCCTAGTAAAGCTTGAATGATGTTTGTAAATGATCATTGTGATTCTTAGTAACGAACTGCTTAATGCAATTCTAGCTGCATTCAGATCCCAGATCAATATTTCAAAAGCAAGGAATGTAGGATCAACTTATGAAAGTACAACTCACTATGGATGTTTTGACATATCCATTACGAAAACCTATAGTAAAATTTTTGAATTAGCatgttagtatttttttttgagCAACAATACATTAAGTTCCTAATATATGATGGCGGAAACTGCAAGGCACACCAACGTCATAACAAGAAGAAATTATCATCATCATGTAACCGATATTTTAGGCCATATCAGTACATCAACATCGACAATACCCAATCCCAACATTAGCGGGTTATGACTGTATGCGGGAGGTGAGATGACAGTTTGACCCTTACCCGAGGGTAGAGAGATTCATCCTAGAAGGACCTTCGGCCAGagtgcgtgtgtgtgtgtgtgtatgtgctTTAGTGAGTGGAAAAATGCAACTACAAAGGATATGTCAACAATAAAAGCATATAAACATCCAAGCACGTAAAACATGCATGTAAACAAGCATATATGAGTAATACATGAGCATAGCCAATTAGGTAAGACTGTGCAATATAAGTCTATCATGTATTATGTTATTGCCAGTTGTGATACATACAGTCTGGTAAGTTTGCAACGATTGAAGAGCAAAAAGTACAGGCGCCAAACACTTACATTTACAATGCAGTTAAACCAGATCTAGCACTTCTCCGATAAAAACTAAGAGAAATCTATATACCACTAGGTAGAAGATATTATTCAAGTATGAGTATCAGAATATTTGCACTTAACATATGTATGTGCTGGTATTACGCCCAAATGCACTATAGACTATATGGAAATGTGTTTCCAACTCTAAAACAGTTCATCTGAAATCAACTGTCTAGCTTCACCCTAATTTACTAATATCATTCAATAAAAATTCTATCTCTAACCCTTGACTAAATCCTGAAACATCCGGAAACGGCATTTATCGTCTAAAACCTGTATCTATTGTTTTTGCCTCCTCTAATGCATAAAacacaaatcaatacaaaatacagacacacacacatatacatatagatataatttGTAGTATGTGTACCTGCAACCGCCTTTGGTAGTAGAACAAACGATATCATCACCGCTTGGATGAACGGCTATACTTACTGGATCACATCCTTCTTCAAACTCATAACTCGCCTGCACTTCCTCCAAACATACATAACCTAgtaaattacatacatatacatatacatatatagatatagatacatagtGTACGAGAGAGAATTAGAGACCTCGGGAGATGAAGAGAGAGAGTTAGTAATACGATCGAAAGTGAAAATTTGAAGAGAAGCAGGGAGATCGCCGTGTTTCAACTTCCCCAGCGCTACTAAATGAGCATTTTCCGGTCGCCGGATCCACGCCGCAAATTTCACCGTTCCTTGTTCCGCCGTTACACCGCcctccatttttatttttgttttagataATATCGAGAGAGATAGATTTAAGAGGTTTTGAGTTTTGTGAGTTTgttaatttttggttttgaaaagtattaagtacttagtttttaataaataaaaaataaagtcaACTGAATAAATctgattatgtatatatgaatgtcTGGTCAACTGTATGAGCGTATCGGATCTTAAATGGATATCCGGTGAATGATTCGGTTAGGCGACGTTGTAAACAGCGTGGGCCGGCTCTTTGCCTTTCAATATTATGTGGGACCCTTCCACTTCCACTTTCTCTAAACAAACATTACCTTGGCCGTTGCCCACAATCCAAgatttgtgggttttttttcCTGAAGTTttctataaaaagttacttacattttcactatatttaaatttcaatcttacattataattaaaaaaaaacatatattaatctGAGTAAATCTCctctaattaaaatattaacaaacaCAATATGCACAACTATAGGTCTGAATTACAAAAATTTTAAGTATTACAAATATCgataaaaaaaacatcatgTATATTAAACTTAGCTTTAGAAATAACTAGCAATGATCagtataagtaaatataaaattaacatcATGTTATTTGTAATCTAGTAAAAAAATGTTGTTAATTTAACAAATAgaaaagacattttaaaaatagtaaCTTTGAACATGATATTGAACaaatttatgaaattttccacttttatatcataaatagtAATGACGATATATTAATGTAAATTTCATgttcaatgaaaaaaaaaaagttgatttaCACATTCATGCAAAATGCATCTTTGATGAACACAAATGCATTTTCAATAGATGTATCAACTAAAATTAgtgattttgaaaaattaaatgcTTCGAAATGTTATGTAACACTTCGTTTGTATTATTAATGCTTAAATTATGTTGGATTTACCAGTTATTCAATTTGTTTTATA harbors:
- the LOC122602909 gene encoding SEC12-like protein 1, with the translated sequence MEGGVTAEQGTVKFAAWIRRPENAHLVALGKLKHGDLPASLQIFTFDRITNSLSSSPEASYEFEEGCDPVSIAVHPSGDDIVCSTTKGGCRLFQLYGQEKNIKMVTKDLKPLQEVGPQKCLAFSTDGSRFAAGGMDGHLRIHEWPSMRVIVDESKAHKSFNDMDFSLDSEFLASTSTDGSARIWNANDGVPVNSLTRNSDEKIELCRFSKDGTKPFLFCTVQKGNKSITVVWDISTWNRIGFKRLLRKPACVMSISLDGKYLAQASKDGDVCVVTVKKMEVSHWSKRLHLGSSITSLDFCPSERVVLSTSNEWGAMVTKLNVPADWKEWQIYALLIGLFLASAILFYIFFEASDSFWNFPLGKNQPTRPKLGSFLGDPQSDDKNIWGPVDM